The following are encoded together in the Cervus elaphus chromosome 23, mCerEla1.1, whole genome shotgun sequence genome:
- the LOC122681199 gene encoding S-acyl fatty acid synthase thioesterase, medium chain isoform X6, translating into MESRDKAETIRNEKVVNCLYQNRNALFRLVCFPWGGGGSNFFAKWGQDIPNSVEVHAIRLAGRESRLDEPFASDVHQVVDEIACALLPIIQGENFAFFGHSMGSYIAFFTALHLKEKYNLEPEHLFVSSASPPHEMGGIRDDFVGDEEQSQESFTKVLADLHILKDVILERCNQWKF; encoded by the exons ATGGAGAGCAGAGACAAAGCTGAGACAATCAG GAATGAAAAAGTTGTGAACTGCTTATACCAGAATCGTAATGCACTTTTTAGGCTGGTTTGCTTTCCTTGGGGAGGAGGTGGCTCCAATTTCTTTGCCAAATGGGGCCAAGATATTCCTAATTCCGTGGAAG TGCATGCCATACGGCTTGCTGGGAGAGAAAGTCGGCTTGACGAACCTTTTGCAAGTGACGTGCATCAGGTGGTTGATGAAATTGCCTGTGCCCTACTGCCGATCATCCAGGgtgaaaattttgcattttttggtCACAG TATGGGATCTTATATTGCTTTTTTTACTGCACtacatctgaaagaaaaatataatctagaaccagaacatttatttgtgtcaAGTGCAAGCCCTCCTCAT GAAATGGGAGGCATTCGTGACGATTTTGTTGGTGATGAGGAACAGAGTCAAGAATCCTTTACCAAAGTGTTAGCAGATCTTCACATTTTGAAAGATGTCAT
- the LOC122681199 gene encoding S-acyl fatty acid synthase thioesterase, medium chain isoform X5, translated as MESRDKAETIRNEKVVNCLYQNRNALFRLVCFPWGGGGSNFFAKWGQDIPNSVEVHAIRLAGRESRLDEPFASDVHQVVDEIACALLPIIQGENFAFFGHSMGSYIAFFTALHLKEKYNLEPEHLFVSSASPPHARLPFLKDDMCVEQIAFLLKEMGGIRDDFVGDEEQSQESFTKVLADLHILKDVILERCNQWKF; from the exons ATGGAGAGCAGAGACAAAGCTGAGACAATCAG GAATGAAAAAGTTGTGAACTGCTTATACCAGAATCGTAATGCACTTTTTAGGCTGGTTTGCTTTCCTTGGGGAGGAGGTGGCTCCAATTTCTTTGCCAAATGGGGCCAAGATATTCCTAATTCCGTGGAAG TGCATGCCATACGGCTTGCTGGGAGAGAAAGTCGGCTTGACGAACCTTTTGCAAGTGACGTGCATCAGGTGGTTGATGAAATTGCCTGTGCCCTACTGCCGATCATCCAGGgtgaaaattttgcattttttggtCACAG TATGGGATCTTATATTGCTTTTTTTACTGCACtacatctgaaagaaaaatataatctagaaccagaacatttatttgtgtcaAGTGCAAGCCCTCCTCAT GCCCGACTTCCTTTCCTCAAAGATGATATGTGTGTCGAACAAATTGCCTTTTTACTGAAGGAAATGGGAGGCATTCGTGACGATTTTGTTGGTGATGAGGAACAGAGTCAAGAATCCTTTACCAAAGTGTTAGCAGATCTTCACATTTTGAAAGATGTCAT